The following DNA comes from Megachile rotundata isolate GNS110a chromosome 9, iyMegRotu1, whole genome shotgun sequence.
agtaaaaatatttgctaTTAGTTGTCATTTCAATAATCAAAAAAAATCAATAAGTTTCCAGAAATGAGAGACATGTAAGTGTTAAGAGTCAAAGAGATAAAGTACCCAAAATTGTTTGATCAACGATATTTTCGTTAACACATTCAGGAAAAAGTACAAATAAGCTTCTCTCAATTTGTacaaaatctcgaatcgcaTAATACGCGAAGAAAAGTGATCGACAGCCTTCGCTTATCGGAAAGAAAGAGAAGTCGTTATAGACACGCAGGAAACGATTCGTAAGAAATCGTTCGCTCGGAACCGCTTGAAGGCTTTAGCGAAAGTAATGATAACTGCACGATCACGCGACCGCGAGTTCACAAACAGAGACACACACGAAGACGAGGACGCGTTGCTAAGGTTCGAGGCGGTAGTCTTTCACCGAATAATTCGGTGTGATGCCAGACGGCCTTCTCCTAGAAGAAAGGCAGGTTTCGGTTTCGATAGGCCTTGGAGGTCACAAGGGATCCGATCGTCTTCCTTTCTTTTCCATCGGGAGGATTTGAAGAAAGTCGACAACGGCTTCCCCTTCCCGTGTCTCGGTACAcgaatcttttcttttttcttgctTATTTTTTATTCGCATCTCGGACCGCGTCTGTATGTCCTGCACGCTGTTACTTTAACGCTGTGTTGCGCTAGCCGCGTACGTAGCCAGAGAAAGGTGCCCCACCGTATTCGATATTAGAGAGGAGCTTCTTGAAGAGTCCAGTGGTGGTGGCATCAGGTAGGGAGAAACGGGCCTCTGGGCCCAATCTGTCCTCAGTTCCCATACGAAGCTCCATTCAATATCGTTCAGTACATGCCCGGTCCTACGGATATCATGTTGCCTATCGCGAGTTAGCCGCTCCTGATAAAGTTAGCACGTGAATTCGGTGAAGTGTGACTGAACGTTCGTCAGAGGGTCCACCGACTGGTCATTTCTGACATACACCATGCGTTTCTTCGAGCTGGTAATTAAAAGATCGTTCGTTGCCTTTCGTCGCAGAATCCCGAGAGAAACTCTCGGATAATAAGATAAACGGTTCGTTTGCAAGAATGTGTTCGCTTGTACTTTCATCGTAATAAGCATGTCTGCTTCGCGGGAAACGTTCGACGCGGTTCTATCATTTGCAATCAGTCAGCGTATCGCCTTTGGCTACTTAGCGAGGGAAAGTATATCAGATTAACAGAGCGTTTATGTGCGTTTAGCTAATCGTTATCGTTGTTTGTATCGTCGCGCGGGTTCGGACGATCCTCAAGATCAACCGTGTCTTAATTGATATGAGAATCGTGTAAAAACGTGCGGCCGAACCGGGTTTTCTTTTCTGTTCGAAGAATATTAAGAGGTTTCCGCTTTAGGAGAGTCACCGAATTCTCGAGGTGAAACGCGCACGTTGTGAATCTAAAACCTAAATTTTCTCTCCTTCTTTCTCCGTAACCATGTGAAGCAAGCGGCAAGAATTTCTGTTCTGTTCGCGCAATTTAAACCCGAGAAACATCCTATATCCGATACGTGCTGTAACTCGGCCTCGCCATATCGGGAACACGATCGCGGCTGGGAATCGCTTATCAGGGTAGCAGTAACTGTCCATTCGGCGACGCTAGAATACCAATCGATCGGCCACTTAAGGTCTTACAGGATGTTTCTTCTCGTTTATTAATCGGGTCACTCGGTTAGCCACGCGCGACCACGATGTTTCCACAAACGCGTTTCGCGTTCGAATCGCAGAAATTGCCGTCAGTTCCGATGCGTGAATTCACCGTTGCAGATTCTCGTAGCGGCAGCGATCACCGTCGTTGCGACCCTAGCCAAAGATGAGTCCTCGAAGAGCCGCGATAAGAGACAGCAGGTCGCGTTTTATCCAAGGAGAGGAGGCAGACCACCACCGTACGCGGTCCAAATGGAGCCGATCGTTCAGTACTCCCAGAGAGATCCTCTTTACAATCCTCTGGCCAGCTCCAAGAGCGACGACCTTTACGAGGAAGCTCCGGTAAATTATTACCCAACGGAACCGGAGCCGATCATCGAAATTATCATCAAAGAATCTAACGAGTCTCTGCCAACGCCGGTGCCACCTCCTCCCCCTCCATCTCCGAAACCCACCAAGGAGCCCATCCAGGTGTTCTACGTCAAGTACGAGAAGAAGAAAGGCTACGGAGACAAGCCTCGAGTCGTTTACGACCCACCGGTACCTGCGCTAACACCTGTCGAGGAACACGAGGAGATCAAGCCGGATAACCCGGCGCCTTACCCGGAAGAACCTGTTCACACAGCGACACCGGCACCAACAGAACCTTCCACGACTTTGAGAACGATCATTCGACCAGACAGTGAAGTGTACCACTCCGGTTCTAGCGGTATTCGCGTTACGTTCGGCACGGAACAGGTGCCACcgaacaatcacaacaaacGCAGCGACCTCGAGACACCACCCACTCAGCAACAAGCCAAACCGCCGTCCTCCCCTCCGGGATCTCCAAAAAGGCAGCACGGCCCGTACCAACCGATCCAACCTGTCCCTCAAAGGGTACCGGCTGCATTTCCGCAGCAAAGGATCGCCAACTCGTTTCCGCAACCGCAAGCTCTTCAGCAACCGCCTCAGCCGCAACCGCCGATAAATTTCCTGCAACAACAGCCACCATTTGGAACTGCCATTCAACCGAGAAACCCGTTGCAGAGACCTCAACGATTGCCTATAACGATTCAAGGCTTACCGGAAGTCCAACAGCGAGCACCGTTCAATAGCTTTTCCAACCCAGCCCCGTCACACCGCGTCAATATCAATCATCCTCAGCAACCTGGTTTCCCTCCTGCGCTGTCGGTGTCCCATCAGAACGTGCAGATACAAAATCAACCGTTGCCGGTGAATCAGGGCAATCATTTCAATGTAGAACAACAACCGCAGCATCAACAGCCGCATCCGCAACCACAATCTCATCAGCAACCACAACCACAGCATCAACAACCGCAACAACAGCCTCTGCCTCCTTATAAGCAACTCGAGTTGGAGAAACAGAGGTACCACGAACAACGCCGTCAGCAGGAGCTGCTGAAGCAGCGAGATCATCAGAGGCAGCATGAACAACAGAGGCTTCAGGAACATCAAAGGTTCTTGGAACAGCAAAGACAGACGGAAcaacagagacacatagagcaACAGAGGTTGCTGGAGCAGCAGAGACAGCAGCAAGATCATCAGAGGATTCAGGAACAGCAGAGGATACAGGAGCAGCAGAGGTTGCAAGAGCAGCAAAGATTGCAAGATCAACAGAGATTGCAGGAGCAGCGGAGGTTGTTGGAGCAACGCAGGAGAAAGCAGGAGCAGGAACATAAACTGTTACAAGAGCAACAGTATCGTTCGCAATTGAAGTACAATCAGGCGCAATCGGTGCAGGGTATACCGCAGATCCCTGCTCAGTCTCCGATTCAGAAGCCCGATGGAGAAATTTTCAAAGCCGTTCCTAAGTTAGAACAACATTACGCGATTCGAGAGAATCCTCTTCATCCTGGTCCTTTCCCACCTAGTCCTGTAGTCCAGCCAACGGGGTTTTCGGAACCACCGCGAAATCAGTATGATTCCGTTCAACAATCGAATCCACCGACGGAGAGTCATCAGTTTCAAAGAAATCCACCTAGCGAGTTCATAAACGATCACCAGCAGCATCTGAACACGAAGCAACAGATCATTCAAAATCAGCAGCAAGGATTTTTCTCTCAGAATACGCAATCGTCTCAACATCAACCGCAGCAACGATTCCCGCCATCTTCTCAACGATCGTCCATCTGGGGACGTCCATCGTTCTCCGCGAATCCCTCTCAGAAGATTTACGCTACCCCGATTACTCCTACGGAGGATTACAACGCAATCTCCGCGGTCAGGCCGTTCATTTCGAGTACGACAACCACCACCACGACGACGACCACGACCACGACCACGGAAGCTCCAACAACCACCACGCCGAAGAACGAGGCGAAGATCAGAGAAAACATAGCGAATTTGCCGGACGAGGTGCCGGACGATATCAGGGAGCAGTTGCTGAGTTCCGGTATTTTGGGTAACGCCGACATACAGATACTGGATTACGACAAGGTCGGCGACATACCGATAGAGAAACTACCGCCTGAGGCCCTGGCGAATTTCTACGGCGCCGGAGGCGCTTCCGCGGTTGCAGCGAGCGAACCGGTCCCGTCGATCCTGAAGAAACCCGAAACGGCAGAGAGCTCTTCTTCCACTTCCTCatcctcctcttcctcttccacCTCCTCGAACGACTCTGACGGTAGCTCGACGAAGATCGAACAGGCCACCTTGCGGCCAGGAGGTGTGGAGATGAAAGTAGTACGCTTCGATCCGAATACGGAGCAAGGCCAGGCACTCGCGGATCAGCACATACGCGATGATGCTACCAGGTTGAATCCCGTAACCGTGGGAACCAGAGACGAATCCCAGTACAATCGTTACCTACCGCTCAAAGTGAGCGGCGCTTCCTTCCCGATCCCGGACGTGCCGCAGCTGAACGGACGAAAGATCTCCAGCGTGGTGGTGCTGGCTCCGGTCGACTACAACTTTCAGGAGGAGAAGGAAATCGAGTCGAGACAGGGCAGGCGGGTCAGCGATGTGCAGGCGGTTAAGTTTCTCGCCGGTGACACGCTGAAGCAACTGGTGAAGAAACCCACCGCGGAGAACTACAAGAAGTGGCTGGAACAGGAGAGCCGTACCGAGCCGCAGAAGCAGTCGGTGGTGCTGTTGGTAACCATGTAAGTGGTGGTACACGCGTTCGATGCCATAACTAATCACCGTACCTGTTTGCCGTCGTTAACTCGCTCGCTCGCTTTAAATGGTGCACGATTAATTTTTAACGAGCTACGGTTTAAGTATTTCCATCGGAGATTCTGAACGCTTCCGTGAACCACTTCTTGACTTCACTTTCTTTCGGGTAATGGTCTTTTATGGTATTGCAGGCCAAAGGACGCGAAGCAAGGCGAAAAAGAGATCTTCATGTACGACGTGGTCTCGCAGACTGTCAGCAAACTGGCCGGAGATCTGTCGACCGCCTTTGTGGATGCAGCCGAAAGCAATTCTGATAACACCGATTCCTTCAATGATTCCAACTTCTCGGCGTAATAAGCCATAGGGAGCAACGAAGAAAGAGGATATAGGCTTAATGTGCCAAGTTCGAGAGTAACATATAAAACTTGATGTTATTGTACATGTTATCTTAATGTTACAACGAAACGGAGATAAGGTTTCGGAGAGGTAGAAAACATAAAGATATACGTGTAGATATTTGCattatgtattattatgtatatactgattttctacttttttttataCGAAATAAATGCAATACTTTTTTATATGTGGTATAATTGTTTCGTTGTATATATTAGTTTTAatggatttttaaaaattcgaatattgcTTAAAAGtggataataaaaatttgtattatttatcctttttattattcaaaattttaattattttaattatttaaatttcagtaATATTGATTGAAAAATAAAGTCAATTCGAAGTTAATTGGTCTTGCACTttgatgtaattaaatttatattataatcaatTATACTAATccaatttgaattaaaaaaaaaaagatacaaGCGGCGCCGTCTAGTGGCAGTTTGGAGAACTAATGAACATCCAGTTCcaaaaccgtgtagttcaccctgttcgccggagagatggcgctactGGTTCAATTTTCGTTGATGACGTCACTTCTTATAAAACAGCgcgtaaatttgaatttttaacaacGTATCTGAATGAAACTTTTCGTAAAAAATGAAACTATTGTGTTCAAAATAGTTCGGACACTATATTGAGTCTCTTCGGTAATAAGTAATTGCaaagaattacataaaaataaatttgtatataatattcGTAGATAATTTACAAGATATTCGCGCGAGAAAGTTCattgcaataattaatttatataattaattagccctaactatttttttttctctcctaATTTATTTACAGAACGATACAGAATTTCTATTCGAATAGATGCTGTACGCTCGAGAGGTATACTTTGAGTGACCGCTGTCCAGTTCGCCCGTCGCTTATCGCGTATAATCCGGCACGAATAAATTTACCCCCTGCTGTTCTCCTCACGAGCTCCTTCGGTCCGCAACCCTCTCGCGCTCCGTCTCCGATACATATAATACtgagttacaataaaatatatcgtaatatattaattaacaatcattttgcaaaatatctgctagagtaagttaataaaaacgacgaatttgaatagttacaacaacaattttataaatgaatatctaaaaaaattgttaattacaataaaatacatcgtaatatacattaacaatcattttgcaaaatatctgctAGAGTAAGTTAATAAAAACGACGAATTTGTATAGTTACAAcaacaattttgtaaataaataactaaaaaaattgttaattacaacAAAATACATCGTATTatacattaacaatcattttgcaaaatatctgctAGAGTAAGTTAATAAAAACGACGAATTTGTATAGTTacaacaacaattttataaataaataattaaaaaaattgttaattacaacaaaatatatcgtattatacattaacaatcattttgcaaaatatctgcaagagtaagttaaaaaaaaataataaattttggtaGTTGCAAcaatatatttgttaataaacaataaaaaaatataaaattataaataaattaacgcTAAAATAATTATGCAACATCCAATTACAATGGTTGCACGCTATTGGTTGATTAcatgatgtctaattggctgcTGCAATCTGCCAATAGCACTTGCACTTGGAGAGGTCAACGCCGAGCAGTCGTATTGtggaagtcgaggaggtcggatcgcacctgtcaacacttaccggtacgggTCAAAGGTTCACTTAATTGATACTGTGCTTGTCCATGGGTTACCTAGGGTGCAACTACTATTCTTTagtgtgctttaataaatattttttaataaatacgtgggtgtattaataaaatttatggtgtaattctacaagtgtcagtgactttatcaGTGTGTTACCtacatgcatatacggatatattagtgtacctagtgtgttactactagtgtttagtgtgcattaataaatattttttaataaatgcgggggtgtattaataaaatttatggtgtaattctgcaagtgtcagtgactttatcaATGTGTTACCTACATGCATATACGGATttattagtgtacctagtgtgttACTACTAGTGTTTAGAgtgcattaataaatattttttattaattatgggggtgtattaacaaattttatggtgtggttctacaagtgtcagtgactttattagtgtgttttattaagtgattgtgcatgtgtatacggatttatcagtgtgttttatggtgtggttatttaaatattttattaatttttttgtgttTTAATGCATTTTGTGGAATTATTATTTAAGTGATTTTATAAACTGTTATTGGGTgatagtgtactttatgcaactgttatttaagtgtattggcatattgttactggtgctttagtgtactttatgcaatgattatttaaatgtttaaacaaactgttactggtgcttcagtgtattttatgcaatggttatttaagtgtattggcatattgttactggtgctttagtgtactttatgcaatgattatttaagtgttttggaatactgttactggtgctttagtgtactttatgcaatgattatttaaatgtttttacaaaCTGTTACTGGTGTGTAGTGTACATTAtgtaatgattatttaaatgtttttacaaaCGATTACTGGTGTTATAGTATACTTTATGTAgtagttatttaaatgttttgacaaactgttactgatatttaaagttatatttttgcaaacgtttaCCATGCTCTCTAAAGTAATTACCCAAATACTTCTACatacattttcaattattttacaatatttcacattgccaaacgtttgcaaatttataaccaATGCATGCCTCTATGTTTGTACAAGTAGTTTTCGAAAAAAACTTGTATGTTATAAAAATGCAAATCAAACACAGTTAACTAATCGTTGTGATTCTATTATGATTATAGAAGGTCCATTGCCAAACCGCCACATCCAAGTCTGACCAAAGCAGCCGACCAACCACGCatccaatcaatcaatcaatcaatcaaccaATCAATCAGCCAACCTCTAAGATGCAATGACTACCAGACGTGCTGTCACAGATGCCTTACCTGTAAAACGATCGCAGtggcgcaagtcagcgatcggtgagtcgcatgctttacgattcctccagttcccatcatgtcgtaggacgaatggtccgaagcgacacgggaactggttgtattttttatttttgagcgagcatagtgaccacgactgtacgatcgtgcaaaattcgtacacactgtttatttcatttattagatcaggtcagggttttcttgtacatcgcgttttaacttctttgcaatttgaaattaaaattagaagtcggatgaccctccgatttcacagtagttTTCGAGTCACTTGCATAAAGTTgtagagtcactttcaatttttacgcgtgaaaattttttaaatgaatatgtacaagaaagtatcgcgagaaacagatttcgatatcaaagttatttacgaatgtttgagtcatttagaaatttactttgatatcataaatctgttaaaaatgaaacaaccgtatacttagatttttgcaaagtgatcttccattttctattttgaaaattttttaaaattagagtcaatttttgctggaagacactttattagcatgtttctaatcatgttttttagctcaggattttcagcacacatgaagaaaactggtaggtcaaaatacatgtggccgtgttcatttttatgctctaaattcatgcgcgtgcttagttgctactcgcatgagttagggcaggtggacacggtttagttttaagatatttggcgatcgacaaaagacagtgaattatcgacacaagttacacgtgtgtgtgtggttaggtcgtggaccttgtgtcgattaaactatagatttattttttaaattttgcaaaattctatttgaaaatgcatacaaaatgcaagtcgagtcatttgaatatgcatacaaaatgcaagtagagtcatttgaaaattttataaattaattaagttagaaaattgtatgagtagtttaaattattacatgtgcatattacattgaatattcgaaagagtacgaaaataaaatatgtatgttcactgtcgattgtcgatcgatttcagcaaaaaggtatgaacttagagtgtgaatgtagtattgaactcgggtgtcggagacgtcccgggacgtactccctaggattaggcttttttgcacccgggtggtatgtgtgagaaccgtggagtgtgtttttgtgagaatggactttgcaattttttaaatatagcgataggcaggcaggtagcttacttctggtgtgaatgagttagttttaagtaggtagggccagagcaagctttcacgtttctctttcctcctctcacacgtgagatgcttgcatctggggggttcacgaaaaatcgagaagagaaaaatattaaatatgaatttatttaatattctcttgaactcgattgttcgttcaggccaggccttttagtttgtaagtcgcagtcgggttctagatccgactgcaaaaatgaagtataagtgaagtgaagtgcagtgaaataaaatattctgctcggacattcttttacggacagcgcattctgagaatcgctggtcgtatctttttattttgagtaatttttatttcttattaatttaacttattacataaaatttcgattttgttatcgatcgaaataaatggatagtggtgcaattttatttttataaaattgtctgctatctgtttatggagattgatagcgaaattgaaaatttatgtgaaaaataagaatgtccgagttaccgtaaaaattcgcgagtgatttttgtgaggctttgccgaagagagaagaggctatatgccgaagagccccggcaaaagttgccaaagaagaggggaactatcaatggctgtccatcttaggatggacagtcattttgtcactatgctcgctaattatttttttgtattttacatgtgtttttttgaacgatacaaaatgtatcgttttgctcgaatttttacgagcaaagccacccgcgattcgagatttttatgccctccctattaaatttcgcgattagagatttttgtattactttgcgattaaattttgagattagagatttgcatatcccttcgcgattcgaattttttatgccctccctattaaatttcgcgattagagatttttgtataactttacgattaaattttgagattagagatttgcatatcccttcgcgattcgaaatttttatgccctccctattaaatttcgcgattagagatttttatgtCCCTTTGCAAttacattacgaaattagagactTTGTATCCcctcgcgattcgagatttttatacccTCGCGATcatattacgaaattagagatttttatatcccttcgcgattttaatttttcccaattttatgttttaattatttttctctgtttcaggaattgattttgtataaattgttttattgttgatcgattttaaattcgtaattttcattgtattttCTGTTTTTCGGTAGGGGCGTTTCACTTTTCctcgtacaattttataggttaataaagttttgtatgtttcaggttttattttttGGTGATTTATGTTGTTCTCTCTtttcaaatccgcaattttcattgcgttttgtattttttgaaattcttgtatgaaataaagaaaaattttgcttcctctcccacaattttctatgttaatagaattttgtctatttcagattgttattttatgtaagtaatgaaataatttatacttgtcttaataacttttgtctgttttagaatttaattttttggtaagttcttacattgttctcccttctcaaatttttgtgctaataaatttttgtatgtttgagtATTTCTTCCTTGATAAGTTATGTTGTctcctcaaatccgcaattttcattgcgttttgtattttgtgaaattcttgtatgaaataaagaaaaactttgcttcctctcccacaattttctatgttaataaatttttctatgtttcagaatttaatttttggtaagttcttatattgttctctcttctcaaatttctaagttaataaatttttgtctgtttcagattttaatt
Coding sequences within:
- the LOC100877884 gene encoding uncharacterized protein LOC100877884 isoform X2, whose protein sequence is MRFFELILVAAAITVVATLAKDESSKSRDKRQQVAFYPRRGGRPPPYAVQMEPIVQYSQRDPLYNPLASSKSDDLYEEAPVNYYPTEPEPIIEIIIKESNESLPTPVPPPPPPSPKPTKEPIQVFYVKYEKKKGYGDKPRVVYDPPVPALTPVEEHEEIKPDNPAPYPEEPVHTATPAPTEPSTTLRTIIRPDSEVYHSGSSGIRVTFGTEQVPPNNHNKRSDLETPPTQQQAKPPSSPPGSPKRQHGPYQPIQPVPQRVPAAFPQQRIANSFPQPQALQQPPQPQPPINFLQQQPPFGTAIQPRNPLQRPQRLPITIQGLPEVQQRAPFNSFSNPAPSHRVNINHPQQPGFPPALSVSHQNVQIQNQPLPVNQGNHFNVEQQPQHQQPHPQPQSHQQPQPQHQQPQQQPLPPYKQLELEKQRYHEQRRQQELLKQRDHQRQHEQQRLQEHQRFLEQQRQTEQQRHIEQQRLLEQQRQQQDHQRIQEQQRIQEQQRLQEQQRLQDQQRLQEQRRLLEQRRRKQEQEHKLLQEQQYRSQLKYNQAQSVQGIPQIPAQSPIQKPDGEIFKAVPKLEQHYAIRENPLHPGPFPPSPVVQPTGFSEPPRNQYDSVQQSNPPTESHQFQRNPPSEFINDHQQHLNTKQQIIQNQQQGFFSQNTQSSQHQPQQRFPPSSQRSSIWGRPSFSANPSQKIYATPITPTEDYNAISAVRPFISSTTTTTTTTTTTTTTEAPTTTTPKNEAKIRENIANLPDEVPDDIREQLLSSGILGNADIQILDYDKVGDIPIEKLPPEALANFYGAGGASAVAASEPVPSILKKPETAESSSSTSSSSSSSSTSSNDSDGSSTKIEQATLRPGGVEMKVVRFDPNTEQGQALADQHIRDDATRLNPVTVGTRDESQYNRYLPLKVSGASFPIPDVPQLNGRKISSVVVLAPVDYNFQEEKEIESRQGRRVSDVQAVKFLAGDTLKQLVKKPTAENYKKWLEQESRTEPQKQSVVLLVTMPKDAKQGEKEIFMYDVVSQTVSKLAGDLSTAFVDAAESNSDNTDSFNDSNFSA
- the LOC100877884 gene encoding uncharacterized protein LOC100877884 isoform X1, producing the protein MEIESAAGITSILVAAAITVVATLAKDESSKSRDKRQQVAFYPRRGGRPPPYAVQMEPIVQYSQRDPLYNPLASSKSDDLYEEAPVNYYPTEPEPIIEIIIKESNESLPTPVPPPPPPSPKPTKEPIQVFYVKYEKKKGYGDKPRVVYDPPVPALTPVEEHEEIKPDNPAPYPEEPVHTATPAPTEPSTTLRTIIRPDSEVYHSGSSGIRVTFGTEQVPPNNHNKRSDLETPPTQQQAKPPSSPPGSPKRQHGPYQPIQPVPQRVPAAFPQQRIANSFPQPQALQQPPQPQPPINFLQQQPPFGTAIQPRNPLQRPQRLPITIQGLPEVQQRAPFNSFSNPAPSHRVNINHPQQPGFPPALSVSHQNVQIQNQPLPVNQGNHFNVEQQPQHQQPHPQPQSHQQPQPQHQQPQQQPLPPYKQLELEKQRYHEQRRQQELLKQRDHQRQHEQQRLQEHQRFLEQQRQTEQQRHIEQQRLLEQQRQQQDHQRIQEQQRIQEQQRLQEQQRLQDQQRLQEQRRLLEQRRRKQEQEHKLLQEQQYRSQLKYNQAQSVQGIPQIPAQSPIQKPDGEIFKAVPKLEQHYAIRENPLHPGPFPPSPVVQPTGFSEPPRNQYDSVQQSNPPTESHQFQRNPPSEFINDHQQHLNTKQQIIQNQQQGFFSQNTQSSQHQPQQRFPPSSQRSSIWGRPSFSANPSQKIYATPITPTEDYNAISAVRPFISSTTTTTTTTTTTTTTEAPTTTTPKNEAKIRENIANLPDEVPDDIREQLLSSGILGNADIQILDYDKVGDIPIEKLPPEALANFYGAGGASAVAASEPVPSILKKPETAESSSSTSSSSSSSSTSSNDSDGSSTKIEQATLRPGGVEMKVVRFDPNTEQGQALADQHIRDDATRLNPVTVGTRDESQYNRYLPLKVSGASFPIPDVPQLNGRKISSVVVLAPVDYNFQEEKEIESRQGRRVSDVQAVKFLAGDTLKQLVKKPTAENYKKWLEQESRTEPQKQSVVLLVTMPKDAKQGEKEIFMYDVVSQTVSKLAGDLSTAFVDAAESNSDNTDSFNDSNFSA